TTTGATGTTCCTTCAAAAATGTTTGCCCGGATTAATAACTCCCTTATGTCCATATTTAGTAGTATCATTTTCAGATTTTCTCCTCAGAGTTTGGTCCTTGGAGTGTGTCAACTTGCTTAAATGGTTTGCGGTTAATCTTGATTAAACGCTTTAGGAAGAAAAGGCTGAAACTGGGACACTGGGACCAACCAACTTTCTGTTATGGACTCTTACTGAATGTCATACTGTGTGCTAACATATCAGTAACTTTCATGCTGCATACTAAAATTCTTAAGTTTCAGTTGAATTGATTACTATTTACTGGATCACTTTGTCACTTTCTCAACTGCTGAAATTGTTACTGCAAGAATAATGAACTATGATGATGTAAAACTGTAAAATTCTTCCCTGGATTCAACTGATCATAACCATCGAACTTGGATGACCTTTCTATGATACATTATACATGTGTACGCAATCTTGGATTTAGAATCTGACACATATAGAGTATCTTTTTTGTTGTTGTGTACCCACGATAACCATTCGCAGTTTTCTGAAACATTGAATGTGTTCTTGGCTAACTCCTTTTTCCTATTTCCTGGCTTACGCAGGTCAGCTTAACTACCCGATATGGTTATCCCTGCACCAGCTAGGGCGCCTGCAATCACCAAGTTCCTAAAGCCCTATGTTCTGAAGATGCACTTCACAAACAACTTTGTGACGGCCCAGGTCATCCACACCCCATCGGCGACCatcgcctgcgcagcgagctctCAGGAGAAGATCCTGAGGCCAAGCATGGAGTCGACGCGGGACGTGGCTGCGGCGGCCAAGATCGGGAAGCTGCTCGGTGAGCGCCTGCTGTTCAGGGGCATCCCCGCTGTGTCCGTCTCCATGTCGAGAGACCAGACGTACCATGGCAAGGTCAAGGCCGTCATCGATTCTCTCATGGCCGCCGGCGTGAAGCTGCTGTGAACGGTGGTAGCTGATCATCAGTAGCCGATTTCCACCTGGTGTTTAGTCCTGACATATGGCAGTTGTTCTTGAAGTGAAGTGCAGATAAATAGTGCCTTCAGGCTTATGATGTTTTTCAGTTTAGCTTCCCTGTGCTCGATTTCGACTTCTCGAACCTGTAACTGCCCAGGCATCACAATACAGATCAACATGTTTCTGTTCAGAACACGGGGTTTTCCGACACGTGTCGCGGGAAGGAAATTGCATCTTCACCTGCGTTGGGAATATACTGTTACTTGAGAATCACGTTGTTGGATTCCAAGTCTTGAGACTTTTCAGGTCAAGTCTCCCATGCCCAATATAGTATGAGACCCTGAAACTTGACTACCACGGAACAACATAAGGAGTACAGTCAGCTAGCACTCACAAGGAAAGATAAATTAAAGAAGGGAAAAGCAGCGCCAGTCCAAGAAACGTCAAACTTCCTTTTGTCTAATGGTGCATCAGCTCACACCTGCCGTGGCCCCTATATAAACGTCGGCCGCCGCGGAGGAAGTCAAAGAGGAAGGATCACCAGCGGTTCGACCGAGTTCATCTTCATCCTACAGGTGAATCCAACAAGTTCGAGTGAGTGGTGCTCCTGTTCTTCTCTTGGATGGTGTTCTTGCTCTGCTTTTGGACCTGCCTGTTTCTCATTTTGTGTTCATGCAGCAGCTGGAGACAGATAGAGAGAGGGGAGTCGGAGCGGTTGATGGAACAGGAAGGGGACAACATGGTATCTCGATCAGCATCTGTACTTCtcctttttcttgtttatttaggTGTTTCTAATCTCGATTCGTCGGTTCGGATGGCAGTAACCCTCGAAACTCGTCTCTCAGTCCTTGCTAGGAAATTCCAGCTTGGTTGTCTTATAATGATAGTCCTCTGAATTTTCTCTTTTGGTGGTTGGTTTAGTTGTGCCGCAGCCCCAAATCTTTTAGCTTGGTAGGTCACAACCGGTGTTTATCTTCTTATAGGATATAGCTGGGGATGGCATCCTGCCACAACAACATGGTCCTGCTGGGGACGGTGAAGAAACAGACCCCACAGTCAGTTCTCCAAACCATCGGCAGTAAGAAAACATATCCTTTCAGATAGAAAGCTTTGTTGATTCTGCTTCTTGCTGCAGCAATACTATGAAAATAGGCTGAAGATGCTCGATTCGCTTAGAAGCGCGGGCGTCGAGCCCTATCCGCACAAGTTCGATATCGCGATCTCCATCGCAGACTATGTGGCCAAGTACAACAGCTTGGGTGCTGGCGAACATTTGCTGACTGTCACTGAAAGCTTGGCTGGTATTGATTGTTTCTGTGTGGAAGTAACTGTAGTTAGCACTGCCAAAGTTTTCTGCTCCCTGAAATGATTTGTTTGTGCCTGCAAGGGAGGGTCATGAGCAAGAGAGTTTCCTCATCCAAACTCTTCTTTTATGATCTCTATGGCGATGGGGTGAAGGTTCAAGTCATGGCTGGGGCCAGGTATCAGTTGCATTGTTTGGATCAAGATGATGAAATTAGCATATCAGATGCATTTTGTTTGTCCATTATAATACCTTTTTCTTTATATATTTTTTCCATTACCAAAATATACGAAGTGATTTCTAGTCTCTTATTTCTCTGTTAGCTACTCAGAGGTGGCCGAAACTGAATTCTACAAGTGCCACAGTGTTGTGAAGCGGGGCGATATTGTCGGTATAATTGGATACCCAGGTTAGTAAACTTGTGTGCTTGTCCAATTTAGCAGTTCCTCGTTGAGGATTATACCTTTTCTGTGTCTGAAAGTCTGAACAATGTTAGAGAAGTCCCTGAAATTGACACTTTATATAGGATGCCTTTTCTTTCAGCTATTTTTTCCTGGCATGGTAACACTTTATTTTGACATGCATATCAGGTAGGAGTAGCAGGGGCGAACTTAGCATATTTGCCAGAAATTTAATATTGCTCTCCCCATGCCTCCATATGCTACCGAACCAGAGAACTGGGCGTTGCACTGCTGTTGCTGGCAAGGTGAGATAGTATACTAACCAGATATTCCTGATCTTGCCATATTTGTATTAGATGTAACACCTAGAAAGCGAAACAAATTACAACACCACCATCGGTGACAAGCACCAAAAATCATAAACAATCAAACAAGTAAATCTACTCTTAAGAGCTATCCTAGATATTTCACTGAACACTCATGCAGCTTTAATGATACAACATGTGGCAGACCGTGTAAAAAAACATATTAGCGAAATTGCTCCCATACTTCTTCAGAAGTGAACGGCGAGAATATAAAGTCGGCCAATGGGGCTGATTGGCACAAATTAATTGTGCACTGTTAGAGTACGTAATGGGCCTAATGACCTGGGAGCCCGTTAGTCTTAAGGTTAATTAGAGATAAGGGTCGCTTGCTTAGGGGTCAAGTAAGCCTTGCttgggagtcaagtaaacctctctacataaagagaggagatgtatcaatctaatcaagcaagaattaAGAAGGAAAACCCTTTCCTCTTGCCCGGCCGTGGGCAAAAAAGGCCCCCGGCCGGCCCTCTCGCGCCCTCCTTCTAGCAGCGCCATAACAATTTGGTATCAGCTAGCTTCGGTTCGATCATGTCTTCACCGTCGCCCAACCCGTCTCTTCCGCTGCCGGGATCCTCCGTCGCGCCCGCCCCCGCCGTCCTCACCCCGGAGGAGGTGTCCGGGGTGCTGCGGGACCTAACCCAGGCGGTCCAGGAGATCCGCCTGCTCTTGGCCGGGTCCTACAGGCCGCACTCGGCTACGCCGCccatcgccgccaccgcgccgccgtGGCAGCCGCTGCACCAAGCGGTCTCCGCCGTGCTCGCCGAGCGGCTGCAGCAGCCGCTGCAGCTGCCATCCACCACCCCGCCCTGGTTGCAGTGGcagccgccgcgcccggcgctcTGCCGCCGCAGCCGCTGCCCTAGGGCGTCCCCGCCGGGCCGCTGCAGCT
This genomic window from Aegilops tauschii subsp. strangulata cultivar AL8/78 chromosome 4, Aet v6.0, whole genome shotgun sequence contains:
- the LOC109742589 gene encoding uncharacterized protein, with protein sequence MVIPAPARAPAITKFLKPYVLKMHFTNNFVTAQVIHTPSATIACAASSQEKILRPSMESTRDVAAAAKIGKLLGERLLFRGIPAVSVSMSRDQTYHGKVKAVIDSLMAAGVKLL